A single Leguminivora glycinivorella isolate SPB_JAAS2020 chromosome 25, LegGlyc_1.1, whole genome shotgun sequence DNA region contains:
- the LOC125239440 gene encoding PCNA-associated factor-like — MARTKASAGAKVASGKSSKARCSVAVPASSSGSSGSSDRAARGGGGGGNPVCPRETPKWQKPITTFFICKEPARGSDSEDEGVVASSSKPQAPKPTVDSDEEQVAEKPINKELDESIELQPLTGEDSHKIEEYYPKGAKGKGVGKKTKGKENIDGNVERRNSAKRELEEITFGEESEHASKRVKVN; from the exons ATGGCCAGAACAAAAGCTTCTGCTGGCGCTAAAG TGGCCTCCGGAAAAAGTAGCAAAGCAAGATGTAGCGTAGCGGTACCCGCTAGTTCATCAGGATCCTCAG GTAGCAGTGACCGtgcggcgcgcggcggcggcggcggtgggAACCCCGTGTGTCCGCGGGAGACCCCGAAGTGGCAGAAGCCCATTACCACCTTCTTTATATGCAAGGAGCCTGCTCGCGGCTCTGATAGTGAGGATGAAGGTGTTGTAG CATCTAGCTCCAAGCCTCAGGCTCCAAAACCAACAGTAGACTCGGATGAGGAGCAGGTAGCGGAGAAACCAATAAACAAAGAATTGGACGAGTCTATCGAGCTGCAGCCATTAACAG GAGAAGACAGCCACAAAATTGAAGAATATTACCCCAAAGGAGCCAAAGGCAAGGGAGTGGGCAAGAAAACTAAGGGCAAAGAAAACATTGACGGCAATGTTGAGAGGAGAAACTCGGCTAAACGGGAACTGGAAGAAATCACTTTTGGGGAAGAGTCGGAACATGCTAGTAAAAGGGTTAaagttaattaa